From Oncorhynchus tshawytscha isolate Ot180627B linkage group LG11, Otsh_v2.0, whole genome shotgun sequence, the proteins below share one genomic window:
- the LOC112261958 gene encoding hepatocyte nuclear factor 3-beta: protein MMLGAVKMEGHEHTDWSTYYGEPECYSSVGNMNTGLGMNSMNTYMSMSGMSTTANMAANSMNMSYVNTAMSPSMAGMSPGSGAMNSMGAGMTAMSAALSPNMSPMTAQPQSMNSLTSSYANMNAMSPMYGQSSINRSRDPKTYRRSYTHAKPPYSYISLITMAIQQSPSKMLTLAEIYQWIMDLFPFYRQNQQRWQNSIRHSLSFNDCFLKVPRSPDKPGKGSFWTLHPDSGNMFENGCYLRRQKRFKCAGQKKMCKESGRKTSEGGSNSSSESCNGNESPHSNLSPNDHKRSLSDMKSTQALSPEHATSPVSHSQAHGHLMSQHHSVLAHEAHLKPEHHYSFNHPFSINNLMSSEQQHHKMDLKTYEQVMHYSGYGSPMAGALSMGSMGKTGLDSSSIPADASYYHGVYSRPIMNSS from the exons ATGATGCTTGGAGCAGTTAAAATGGAAGGACACGAACACACAGACTGGAGCACCTACTACGGAGAGCCCGAG TGTTACTCCTCGGTTGGCAACATGAACACAGGCCTGGGCATGAACTCAATGAACACCTACATGAGCATGTCGGGCATGAGCACCACGGCCAACATGGCAGCCAACTCCATGAACATGTCATACGTGAACACAGCCATGAGCCCCTCCATGGCCGGCATGTCACCAGGCTCCGGAGCCATGAACAGCATGGGCGCGGGCATGACAGCCATGAGCGCTGCGCTCAGCCCCAACATGAGCCCCATGACCGCGCAGCCTCAGTCCATGAACTCCCTAACCTCCTCCTACGCCAACATGAACGCCATGAGCCCCATGTATGGACAGTCCAGCATCAACAGATCTAGGGATCCCAAGACATACCGGAGGAGCTACACTCACGCCAAGCCCCCATACTCTTACATTTCCCTCATcactatggctatccaacagtcCCCCAGCAAGATGCTAACGCTGGCTGAGATCTATCAGTGGATCATGGACCTTTTCCCGTTCTACCGACAGAACCAGCAACGCTGGCAGAACTCAATTCGCCACTCTCTATCCTTCAATGATTGTTTCCTCAAAGTGCCTCGATCCCCAGATAAGCCCGGAAAGGGCTCGTTTTGGACCCTCCACCCGGATTCGGGGAACATGTTCGAGAACGGCTGCTATCTGAGGAGGCAGAAACGGTTTAAGTGTGCCGGCCAAAAGAAGATGTGCAAGGAGTCGGGTCGGAAGACATCAGAAGGCGGCTCCAACAGCAGCTCGGAGAGTTGCAACGGCAACGAGTCCCCCCATTCCAACCTGTCCCCCAACGACCACAAAAGGTCTCTGTCAGACATGAAGTCGACCCAGGCTCTGAGTCCAGAGCACGCTACCTCACCGGTGTCCCATTCCCAGGCACATGGACACCTCATGTCCCAGCACCATTCGGTCCTCGCACACGAAGCACACCTGAAACCCGAGCATCACTACTCGTTCAACCACCCCTTTTCCATCAACAACCTTATGTCATCGGAGCAACAGCATCACAAAATGGATCTAAAGACTTACGAGCAGGTGATGCACTATTCCGGCTACGGTTCCCCCATGGCCGGGGCGCTATCCATGGGTTCAATGGGCAAAACGGGCTTAGATTCCTCGTCAATACCCGCTGATGCATCTTACTATCATGGCGTCTACTCCAGGCCTATTATGAACTCCTCATAA